The segment GCGGGGACTGGCAGGCCGCGAGCGAGCGCCTGCACGCCACCAACAACTTCCCGGAGTTCACCGGGCGGCTGTGCCCGGCGCCGTGTGAGTCGGCGTGCGTGCTGGGCATCAACCAGCCCGCCGTCACCATCAAGAACGTCGAAGTCACCATCATCGACAAGGCCTGGGACAGCGGCGACGTCACCCCGCAGCCCCCGGACCGGCTGTCCGGCAAGACCGTCGCCGTCATCGGCTCCGGCCCCGCGGGACTCGCCGCCGCCCAGCAGCTGACCCGGGCGGGCCACACGGTCGCGGTGTTCGAGCGCGCCGACCGCATCGGCGGACTGCTGCGCTACGGCATCCCCGAGTTCAAGATGGAGAAGCGGCACATCAACCGCCGCATCGAGCAGATGCGCGCGGAGGGCACCAGGTTCCGCACCGGCGTCCAGATCGGCACCGACCTCGACGGCGCGAAGCTGCGCAGGCGCTACGACGCCGTGGTCATCGCCGCCGGCGCCACCCAGGCCCGTGACCTGCCGGCCGAGGGGCGCGAGCTCAAGGGCATCTACCAGGCCATGGAGTACCTGCCGCTGGCCAACAAGGTGCAGGAGGGCGACTTCGTCACCCCGCCGATCAGCGCCGCCGGCAAGCACGTGGTCGTCATCGGCGGCGGCGACACCGGCGCGGACTGCGTCGGCACCGCCCACCGCCAGGGCGCGGCCTCGGTCACCCAGCTGGAGATCATGCCCCGGCCGAGCGACAGCCGCCCGGCCAACCAGCCCTGGCCGACCATGCCGATGACGTACAAGGTCACCTCGGCGCACGAGGAGGGCGGCGAGCGGGTCTACGCCGTCAACACCGTGCGGTTCGAGGGCGACGAGGAAGGCAACGTCAAGGCGCTGCACCTGGTCGAGGTCAAGTTCGAGGACGGCAGGTTCGTCCCGCAGCCCGGCACCGAGAAGGTCATCCCGGCCGAACTGGTCACCCTGGCCATGGGCTTCACCGGCACCGACCAGAAGAACGGCCTGGTCGAGCAGCTCGGCCTGCAGCTGGACGCGCGCGGCAACATCGCGCGCGACGGCGACTACGCGACCAACGTCGGCGGCGTCTTCGTCGCCGGTGACGCCGGCCGCGGCCAGTCGCTGATCGTCTGGGCCATCGCCGAGGGCCGCTCCGCCGCCCGCGCGGTGGACCGCTTCCTCACCGGCGCCAGCACCCTGCCGGCCCCGATCCGGCCGACGGACCGCCCGCTGACGGTCTGACGCCCCAGAAGCGTTCCCGTACAACGGCGTACGGAACGGAAACCACAGCGCCCGCCTCCACCCGACCGGAGGCGGGCGCTGTGACGTGCGCGTATGCGTAATGTGCGCATGGCGTGAATGTGTATGCGTAACCCGGTGAGTGTTATGCAGTTCACGGTGGCCAATTGTGCGGGCATCGCCGGGATGCGCGCTTCGCCCGGTGTTCGGCCCGCCGGGCGAATGACATGATCCCCCTTCCGGGTTACCGGTGGTACCTGAGAGGAATCCCCCCATGGGTCATGTCGATCATTTCAGCGCCGGCTGGGTCACTCCCGTACTATCCTTTGCGATGGCCTGTGTCGGCGCGGCGCTCGGACTGCGCTGTACCGTACGGGCCTTGGAGTCCACCGGGGCCTCCAAGCGCAACTGGCTGGTGCTCGCGTCCATCGCCATCGGCTCCGGTATCTGGACCATGCACTTCATCGCCATGCTCGGCTTCGGCGTCACCGGCACCCCCATCCGGTACGACGTCCCGCTCACCGCGCTCAGCCTGGTCGTCGCGATGGCGGTCGTCGGCGCCGGTGTCTTCACGGCGGGCTTCGGCAAGTCCCGCGTACGCGCGGTGCTGATGGGCGGCCTGGGCACCGGCCTCGGGGTCGCAGCCATGCACTACATCGGCATGGCGGCCCTCAACCTGCACGGCGAGGTGGACTACGACCCGAAGATGGTCGCCCTCTCCATCCTGATCGCGGTCGTGGCCGCCACCGCGGCGCTCGCGATCACGCTGACCGTACGCGGCCC is part of the Streptomyces sp. NBC_01262 genome and harbors:
- a CDS encoding glutamate synthase subunit beta → MADPKGFLTTPRETAPTRPVDERKKDWNEVYVPGGLLPIISKQAGRCMDCGIPFCHNGCPLGNLIPEWNDYAYRGDWQAASERLHATNNFPEFTGRLCPAPCESACVLGINQPAVTIKNVEVTIIDKAWDSGDVTPQPPDRLSGKTVAVIGSGPAGLAAAQQLTRAGHTVAVFERADRIGGLLRYGIPEFKMEKRHINRRIEQMRAEGTRFRTGVQIGTDLDGAKLRRRYDAVVIAAGATQARDLPAEGRELKGIYQAMEYLPLANKVQEGDFVTPPISAAGKHVVVIGGGDTGADCVGTAHRQGAASVTQLEIMPRPSDSRPANQPWPTMPMTYKVTSAHEEGGERVYAVNTVRFEGDEEGNVKALHLVEVKFEDGRFVPQPGTEKVIPAELVTLAMGFTGTDQKNGLVEQLGLQLDARGNIARDGDYATNVGGVFVAGDAGRGQSLIVWAIAEGRSAARAVDRFLTGASTLPAPIRPTDRPLTV
- a CDS encoding MHYT domain-containing protein; this translates as MGHVDHFSAGWVTPVLSFAMACVGAALGLRCTVRALESTGASKRNWLVLASIAIGSGIWTMHFIAMLGFGVTGTPIRYDVPLTALSLVVAMAVVGAGVFTAGFGKSRVRAVLMGGLGTGLGVAAMHYIGMAALNLHGEVDYDPKMVALSILIAVVAATAALAITLTVRGPVVATIASLVMGVAVVSMHYTAMYAVSIVLDPSSASLPGATATEFIFPLAVLLGSFLFLTSAYVALSPTGKRHDTALSAELLREVELITA